The following proteins are co-located in the Haloterrigena sp. KLK7 genome:
- a CDS encoding peptidase M10A and M12B matrixin and adamalysin: protein MERRAFLGAVGSLTSVGTLAYTTREPVDTLEIRVWLSSGAAEYDGVGERIRDYLERIFDLEYWTLECSIGGTVDVSTEDGARVTSHGEWPLTLAAGAIGPGAVAPAADVNLLVTDGQMRRTPTGYGLPHVASVGGARHLASLESFDELCSAPATDADRWIVPNEPPTRSMQVLVHEIGHALGLDHEHGVSFRDGDAIVATPMLSSYAWNGDVDVERSACGSAYPEPADHRRKLSLAFSPCAKRELAAYSGSGIG, encoded by the coding sequence ATGGAACGACGCGCGTTTCTCGGGGCCGTCGGGTCGCTCACCTCGGTCGGCACGCTGGCGTACACGACCCGCGAACCGGTCGATACCCTCGAGATCCGCGTCTGGCTCTCGAGCGGCGCCGCGGAGTACGACGGCGTCGGCGAACGGATCCGCGACTACCTCGAGCGGATCTTCGACCTCGAGTACTGGACGCTCGAGTGCTCGATCGGCGGTACCGTCGACGTCTCGACCGAAGACGGCGCCCGCGTCACCAGCCACGGAGAGTGGCCGCTGACGCTCGCAGCGGGAGCGATCGGACCGGGTGCGGTCGCTCCCGCCGCCGACGTCAACCTGCTCGTCACGGACGGACAGATGAGACGGACGCCGACCGGGTACGGGCTGCCACACGTCGCGTCGGTCGGCGGCGCCCGACACCTCGCCTCGCTCGAGTCGTTCGACGAACTCTGCTCGGCGCCGGCGACGGACGCCGACCGGTGGATCGTCCCGAACGAACCGCCGACGCGCTCGATGCAGGTGCTCGTCCACGAAATCGGGCACGCGCTCGGACTGGATCACGAGCACGGCGTCTCGTTCCGGGACGGTGACGCCATCGTCGCGACGCCGATGCTGAGCAGTTACGCCTGGAACGGCGACGTCGACGTCGAGCGCTCGGCGTGCGGGAGCGCGTATCCGGAGCCGGCGGACCACCGACGAAAGCTCAGTCTGGCGTTTTCGCCCTGTGCGAAGCGCGAGCTCGCCGCGTACAGCGGTAGCGGAATAGGGTAA
- a CDS encoding CopG family transcriptional regulator: protein MAKDTVRYPDEVVEAIDELVDDGMFESKSEFYRFSAEYVLTLLNNDHEVKTFNFDEIKAELDISEEDHAKALGADGGTFFLDAVITVRKHGLRGDYEAAERFIDTHYESTDQECIILEELLGTYRSDPT, encoded by the coding sequence ATGGCCAAAGATACCGTCAGGTACCCCGACGAGGTCGTCGAGGCGATCGACGAACTGGTCGACGACGGTATGTTCGAGAGCAAGTCCGAGTTCTATCGCTTCTCCGCGGAGTACGTGCTCACCCTACTCAACAACGATCACGAGGTGAAGACGTTCAACTTCGACGAGATCAAGGCCGAACTCGACATCTCCGAGGAGGATCACGCGAAGGCGCTGGGTGCCGACGGTGGAACCTTCTTCCTCGATGCCGTAATCACCGTTCGCAAACACGGGCTTCGAGGCGATTACGAGGCCGCCGAGCGGTTCATCGACACCCATTACGAGTCGACCGACCAGGAGTGTATCATCCTCGAGGAACTGCTCGGGACCTACCGTTCCGACCCCACGTAG
- a CDS encoding winged helix-turn-helix domain-containing protein: MKLRQPTDFLILEALEEKGRNVATNLAEHTGKSRKNINTRLPVLEDYGLVRKIGPAERSGLYEITPTGKAALVYRDRYDEVDDFDSLIEGPSAGGVDDNGEPQASFVRGEDETDDDE; this comes from the coding sequence GTGAAACTGCGTCAACCTACTGATTTCCTGATCCTCGAGGCGCTCGAAGAGAAAGGGCGGAACGTCGCGACGAATCTCGCCGAACACACGGGTAAGAGCCGCAAGAACATCAATACCCGACTGCCGGTACTCGAAGATTACGGGCTGGTCCGCAAGATCGGTCCCGCCGAGCGGTCGGGGCTGTACGAGATTACGCCGACCGGAAAGGCGGCGCTCGTCTATCGGGACCGGTACGACGAGGTCGACGATTTCGATTCGCTCATCGAAGGACCCAGCGCCGGCGGCGTCGACGACAACGGGGAGCCACAGGCGAGCTTCGTTCGCGGCGAAGACGAGACCGACGACGACGAGTAA
- the otsB gene encoding trehalose-phosphatase: MSTETPPRPVETERERIRSRLTAGSRVCCCLDFDGTLAPIVEDPDAAAPTAENEAAVASLAADPAVSTAVVSGRALSDVRDRIDGPSIYAGNHGLELERNDSVAVHPVARKRAARIDEVCGILESVLEPIPNARIENKRLTGTVHYRSVPSAMRPIVRRRTHAVVDRFGGDALEVSSGKRILEIGPSIPWGKGNAVALIAADMPPGTVPIYIGDDVTDESAFRTVEPDGIGIRVGGDEPSAASYRLDSPDAVARFLEWLESITAETLERTVSQASAPAESASGTTSH; this comes from the coding sequence ATGTCTACCGAAACGCCTCCCCGCCCGGTCGAGACGGAGCGGGAACGGATCCGTTCGCGGCTCACCGCCGGATCGAGGGTGTGCTGCTGTCTGGACTTCGACGGCACGCTCGCGCCGATCGTCGAGGACCCCGACGCGGCGGCGCCGACGGCCGAAAACGAGGCGGCGGTCGCGTCGCTGGCGGCCGACCCGGCGGTCTCGACGGCCGTCGTCAGCGGTCGCGCGCTGAGCGACGTTCGCGATCGCATCGACGGGCCGTCGATCTACGCCGGCAACCACGGGCTGGAACTCGAGCGAAACGACTCGGTCGCCGTCCATCCGGTCGCGCGAAAACGCGCCGCGCGTATCGACGAGGTGTGCGGAATCCTCGAGTCGGTCCTCGAGCCGATCCCGAACGCCCGGATCGAAAACAAGCGATTGACGGGAACGGTACACTATCGGTCCGTTCCGTCCGCGATGCGGCCGATCGTCAGGCGGCGGACCCACGCGGTCGTCGACCGTTTCGGCGGCGACGCCCTCGAGGTGTCGTCCGGGAAACGCATCCTCGAGATCGGGCCGTCGATCCCGTGGGGGAAGGGGAACGCGGTCGCGTTGATCGCGGCGGATATGCCGCCGGGGACCGTCCCGATCTATATCGGCGACGACGTGACCGACGAGTCGGCGTTCCGGACCGTCGAGCCCGACGGCATCGGGATTCGCGTCGGCGGCGACGAGCCGTCGGCCGCGTCCTACCGGCTCGACTCACCGGACGCCGTCGCTCGATTCCTCGAGTGGCTCGAATCGATCACCGCCGAAACGCTCGAGCGAACCGTCTCGCAGGCGAGCGCGCCGGCCGAATCCGCGAGCGGAACGACGAGCCACTAG
- a CDS encoding bacterio-opsin activator domain-containing protein: MSPETRFGPIVHISASQSESLQRRLREAAPYDVRSISLTALEDGLGTVSEGENESDTVSEAGSESDTVSEGESDADTERPVPVGVVLELECPTQVRSVLERCSEEWGDVPTVVAPPTGSEALATAALRGDADEYAPLDGDGDPVERIVDAIRPGSEAAGDRETVDGRETDDEPTDGSRATNGAGPAAGVAATATGRPSAESAGKYHRILADELPDEAFVITADGTYLEAKVRPDAADLYTTSADELPGEHLTDVFPDDVAAELQACIDRTIRTGTVQSIEYETATTDGDRRYEGRVVPIDERIDDQDAVVWLARDITERVRRERELRSRRDRLETLNRIGAVVGQVIDTLVEAPSRDAIEREVCAQLVESELYCGAWIAERTGEGTLAYRTGAGDVDTYLDRASELDEGHACLVQQAVETGEIQTETNIPASDSMPEALRAAARTDGVRSAIAVPISHNEAVYGVLTVLAGREDAFGEDERAGFGLLGETIGFTIMAVKNRQLLFADTVVELEFRIDGGDTFSFDLSERYDCTVSLEWAGTTANGHTVQYVTIDGLDGETVLEEADAHPSVESCRLIHDGCENCTIEMRLAESGVQTLANHGATFRDVTVEDGVGTCLVEVSQDANVREIAKALTVIYENTELVARREIDRPVRTAAQRRDRIFDQLTDRQLTTLRLAYYSGFFDWPRESTGEEIADAMDVSPPTMHQHLRKGLKAVLEEFFEAGGGAEPT; this comes from the coding sequence ATGTCCCCCGAGACTCGTTTCGGACCGATCGTGCACATCTCGGCGTCCCAATCGGAGTCGCTCCAGAGACGGCTTCGCGAGGCGGCGCCGTACGACGTCCGATCGATCTCACTGACGGCCCTCGAGGACGGTCTCGGGACCGTCTCCGAAGGTGAGAACGAGTCTGACACCGTCTCCGAAGCGGGGAGTGAGTCTGACACCGTCTCCGAAGGAGAGAGCGACGCCGACACGGAGAGGCCGGTTCCCGTCGGCGTCGTCCTCGAACTCGAGTGTCCGACACAGGTGCGGTCCGTTCTCGAACGGTGTTCCGAGGAGTGGGGGGACGTTCCGACGGTCGTCGCCCCACCGACGGGCAGTGAAGCGCTCGCGACGGCGGCACTGCGAGGCGACGCCGACGAGTACGCGCCGCTCGACGGGGACGGGGATCCGGTCGAGCGGATCGTCGACGCGATTCGACCGGGCAGCGAGGCGGCCGGCGACCGGGAGACGGTCGACGGTCGCGAGACCGACGACGAACCGACGGACGGATCGAGAGCGACGAACGGTGCAGGCCCGGCCGCAGGCGTCGCCGCGACGGCGACCGGCCGGCCGTCGGCGGAGTCGGCCGGTAAGTACCACCGCATCCTCGCCGACGAACTGCCAGACGAGGCCTTCGTTATCACCGCTGACGGCACCTATCTCGAGGCGAAGGTCCGGCCCGACGCCGCCGATCTCTACACGACGTCGGCCGACGAACTGCCCGGGGAACACCTCACGGATGTGTTCCCCGACGACGTCGCCGCGGAGTTGCAGGCCTGTATCGATCGAACGATTCGGACCGGTACCGTGCAGTCGATCGAATACGAGACGGCGACGACCGACGGCGACCGCCGGTACGAGGGCCGAGTCGTCCCGATCGACGAACGAATCGACGACCAGGACGCCGTCGTCTGGCTCGCCAGAGACATCACCGAGCGGGTCCGACGGGAGCGCGAACTGCGATCGCGCCGGGACCGACTCGAGACCCTCAACAGGATCGGTGCGGTCGTCGGGCAGGTGATCGACACGCTGGTCGAAGCCCCGTCCCGGGACGCCATCGAGCGGGAGGTCTGTGCCCAACTCGTCGAGTCGGAGCTGTACTGCGGGGCCTGGATCGCCGAGCGGACGGGCGAGGGGACGCTCGCCTACCGAACCGGTGCCGGCGACGTGGACACGTACCTCGATCGCGCGAGCGAGCTCGACGAGGGCCACGCGTGTCTGGTCCAGCAGGCCGTCGAGACGGGCGAGATCCAGACGGAGACGAACATCCCCGCGAGCGACTCGATGCCCGAAGCGCTTCGCGCGGCCGCCCGGACGGACGGCGTCAGGTCCGCGATCGCCGTCCCGATCAGTCACAACGAGGCGGTGTACGGCGTCCTGACGGTCCTCGCTGGCCGCGAGGACGCCTTCGGTGAGGACGAGCGAGCCGGGTTCGGGCTGCTCGGCGAAACGATCGGCTTCACCATCATGGCCGTCAAGAACCGGCAGTTGCTGTTCGCCGATACGGTCGTCGAGCTCGAGTTCCGGATCGACGGCGGCGACACCTTCTCGTTCGATCTCTCCGAACGCTACGACTGTACCGTCTCACTGGAGTGGGCCGGGACGACGGCGAACGGGCACACCGTCCAGTACGTCACGATCGACGGCCTCGACGGCGAGACCGTCCTCGAGGAAGCCGACGCACACCCGTCGGTCGAGAGCTGTCGGCTCATTCACGACGGCTGCGAGAACTGCACGATCGAGATGCGCCTCGCGGAGTCGGGGGTCCAGACGCTGGCGAACCACGGGGCGACGTTCCGCGACGTCACCGTCGAAGACGGCGTCGGAACCTGTCTGGTCGAGGTCTCCCAAGACGCGAACGTCCGCGAGATCGCGAAGGCGCTGACCGTGATCTACGAGAACACCGAACTCGTCGCGCGCCGCGAGATCGACCGCCCGGTACGAACCGCCGCACAGCGACGGGATCGCATCTTCGATCAACTGACTGACCGACAACTGACGACGCTGCGACTGGCCTACTACAGCGGCTTCTTCGATTGGCCCCGCGAGAGCACCGGCGAGGAGATCGCCGACGCGATGGACGTCTCACCGCCGACGATGCACCAGCACCTCCGAAAGGGGCTGAAAGCGGTGCTCGAGGAGTTCTTCGAAGCCGGCGGCGGAGCCGAGCCGACCTGA